The Gossypium hirsutum isolate 1008001.06 chromosome A13, Gossypium_hirsutum_v2.1, whole genome shotgun sequence nucleotide sequence gcgacggtctcgggtaagggggcgttacaaTAGTGAAAAGATTATATGTTctttgtgtatgattattgaaccgaaagttaaagggtaggtgtacattttgtgcttatattcgaatgaagcaattgaattactaatgtgatatgttatgtgaaatgtgttaacatgtgaataaatatgcaagacactggaaatgtatccgggctaaagtcccgcaggcttcgtgctagaaATGTATCCTGGGGCTAAAGTCCTGCAGGCTTcatgctggaaatgtatccgggctaaagtcctgtaggcttcgtgctggaaatgtatccgggctaaagtcccgcaggctttgtgctggtaatataatttcgggttttatacctagcaggctaagtgccgataaatttgataaaagtatacaattacaaaaTCCTACACTAAGATAACAAATTGAAAGtgtattacatattaagttggccatgtatgtatcatgtactcgtatgcgattttgatttgaattaaattataaatgtataaagtgatgcatctgtgaataagtgttatgactataaatgtgatcgtgatacattcggtaaatgtgtgaagttatgtgaagtgattctatgtttatattcaaatataaacacttggtcggtttgtggaagtatatgattttattttttttaggtgattacgatcatggaaaattaaatgtgaatatgatattgtattttattcatttcaattgaactaaagttaatagtgaagcattttaatgcctatgttatatgagttcgatcttgaatgacatgatatacatgtttaaataatttgaatgcaaggaatgtgtgaaagagcaaatttgtaacaaatctgcttgggatagcaacaatagcgtgattttggaaaatcaccataaattgtggaaatggaattagaagctgaataaattatgtaattaaagcttaatgaatctagtttattataaaagaaactatgtaagcaaaagaattatagataatgagatatttgaagtggcgtgagatagagtcaaaatgacttcgaaatcccctgttctgtttttagaaaatcattgtaaattgtacaatgatgattataagataaaatttatattattagactccttaatgagtctagtttcaaatgaaataaacgagaacatattttgaattctgtacaatgagaaatctgatttaCAGTGAAGAATGGTTAGAATAGTCAGACAGTAAAACaggggaaatttaagaaaaatttggtattgattggtcaaaccaaaaattttgaaaattttagggatataagatatatgagtctattttcagggaaaattaacatcacataatttggagttttgtagctccagttataaataatttagtgactgctgcttagcaaaacagcttgtagtgattatgtgattatattgtgaACATTGAATAAACTTGGTCAGATGTATGTAGTCCATGTGAAAATGAGGCGTGATAAATAACAgataaatatatgctatatgtgcttgacatgtgaccttgtggttccatgaatcaaacatggaaaaatatgacatgttttggttggtatgtattggatatgtgcaagttttgTTCATACGAATGAATTGGCAGTTATCACATGAATTTAAAATCATAGTCATAAgttatttgtaaatataaataagtgaagctatttaataaggttatatgaacttaagagtactatgaatgtatatgcaattgagattatttttcaattcggattagtgatatggaatttccataatcattgaaatgatttatttgcttaaggcttactaagctttcaaatcttattctgtgtgtttttcctatgtctatagGGCTTTAGAGAAATTGCTTGGGTTGGAAGTCGaggagatttcatcacactatcgagttatCATGTGAGTAGATAAAGTTTGTATATCATtaaggtttaaggcatgtatagaatagactaatagtggaatgatattttagttaacgtatttaagccatgcgaatatggcatcttttggatgtttaattttataagttaGAAATTCGATCActggttgtgtctagcaattatttaaataaaaaaaatctttatttcaagagaatgttcaaaattttactgttaagATCTGTTTTCTGATTTCCGGTAACGCCttgtcctattccggcgacggttatgggataggggtgttacagaaagtgaacgaggatatcgagtaaactcgagaatttcggtttgtatttctataaactatgcttaataatataataattgtaattattatttttatatggttagtatgtatgataaatgaTGTGATAGAAATTGTTACTATTTTTGTTCCAAAATGAAATGAttcaaataccctattaacagtgtcgggctagtcggatataattggcatgccataggactggaagtgttcagggatattccgactatGTGTTGATGAGACACTGTATATGCCGACTACCGTGACTGTTCCGGATTCGTTTCGAAGAGGTACTCTGTACCTGACTGtgactgttactgctactgttactcTTACGGTGTATTCCGGCATCAGCTAGCCAATGAAACACTGTACCTtatccccggtgtgtgggttggatctgtgtatctgttcaagtccgagtcatgttaataggggtaattaaagtACTGAAGATTAAATGTTATCGTTTATATGACTGATTTATGATGTTGAAtgatattgaatgatatgaaatatttatgaatttctTTTCCTACATGAAAAAAGATACAAAATGAATTTGAAAGACGAAGTTATTAAGATTATGAAAGTAAAAGTTTAAGTTAGAATGTTTATACAAAGTTTATTATTTGTTCgagtattagtttatagaaataccactgagtgtatactcagcgtacggtttctttccgtgcgcaggttaggtacaaaGTAGAAAAAAGTCTCAGCATCCGAGCCAACTCCCGAACTCAATACTTGGTGATGTATCTATCTATGATgattggcatgtacctaggttgtttaATGCTATTTTGGTTATAAGTTATGTTAATGAAAAATGATAATAGATAGTTAATAGTTGTAAGGAGAATACTATAATGTATAATCTTTTGAATTGAATACAATGGCACATGGGTGAAACTTTGAATGGTTAGCTTAAGGCATTATTGAGTATATGTGTTAGATTATGAAATGATAGTTTAATAAGTATTAAGTGTGTTTAGTTATACTTGATTGGTTGAATGAAGAAATTTTTGTAGTACTTGTTGTCCACAAATTGCAGGgttggtaaattttaaaatacaaggttCATTTCGAGTCTACATGgtttgtcacacgggcgtgtgaccaagccgtgtgagacacatggcttaTATATGCACATGttgttaggctgtgtgtcccctgcacctaaatagTTACAACCAAGTTAGTCCACGAGCTTGTGCGTTGGTTGCCACGGTTGTGTCTTAAAGTCAATTTAGTACACGGGCAGGCTACACGGGCATGAGTCATAGCCGTGTTTAAAAGTCAATGTTGCACAcgagctgaggacacgggcgtgtcccaagccacacgggcatgtggaactgtttaaaagatgaaaaatttaaaattaaaagagaaattttCTAAGCTTACAGTCGAGCCCCAGTTTATTTTAACTATGTTTAATAGGTACTGTGGGCTCATTAAAGCTATGTTTGGATgtattaaatttcatttattcatgtCTTAGTGTAAATGTACTAAAATGATTGGTAATACTCTGTGATCCTGTTCTGGCAACGGGacggggttaggggtgttacacccgaCTTGCATCTAATgcttaaattgggcctcgagggtccatttaagggacgatatgattaGTTTTgattatgaataataaatgacatgAGTTATGTGTACTTgttctgtaaattttggtaatacttcgtaaccctgttccggcgacggacacgggttacGGATGTTATACTGAAACTCATCAGCGCGTTTGTGGAGAGATGAAGACCTAAgacacacacatttcatctttCATATGGGGAGTGTGCCATCACTTTGGAGGATGTGTAGTTATAGTTGAGGTTATCGGTGGATGGGTCCGTTCTCATCGGGTTCGCTCAATCTACTGATTGAGGAGTCATATGTTACGATTTTTGGGTGTGATTCCGAATATTATTTACGGAGGTCAAATCGATATGAACTGGTTACGAGAGACATCCTGGTGTCAGGGATGATTCGACTGAAGTACAAAGAGTACGATAAGCtcgtcaaaataattttttcagaacACATcttgtcaaaattattttttctaaaataatacttagcaattaaaaaaattaaaccctaaaaccctaaacaattaaaaACTTAATACCCTGATTTAAACTTTTCTAAACATCCTCATCAGCGCTTTTGACTAAAGTACATCCACGTTAGCGTGTTTTTGCCTGACTCAAGGAAAAAACATTGATGTGGAAGCGTTTTTTTAAGATATCCTCTGAAAATATATCCATATTAACACATTTTTGTGTTTTCGGTCCATATccatcattatttttaaaaacgaTCCATTTCCATAAATAATTTCGGAAATGGAACTTTACTAGTACTAAACTCTGTATCAATGATATGTTATAGaaaaattgtatattattttgCGGCAGTGTTGTAATTATTTACGAAGTTCCTAGAGATGGTTGGCCTTTTGAATCATAGAATAAGAGATAATAGGGGGATGAAGGTGGCATAAAATGTATGGGCAAAGATCAAAAGTTGGCCAAAAAAATACCCAAAAAGTCATTAACTAGCCATACCTGGACACTTCTAGTTTTGTTGTGGGTCCAAAATCATTGACGAAAATGCAATCATTGCAGGCtctatatttaaaagaaaatcctaaaaatatgcatgaaaccgACTATTATATGAGTAATCCAATATGTATCTTCACTTTGATATTTATGGACATATGACAAATATCTGGGACAGACTAGAGATATTTTTGTACCTGGATTTTATCATTTTACAGCTTGGCTAattctattttctcttttttgcaAACCATATAAATGCATGATTTTGGATACTGAAGCATGCAAAAGCTGAAGCTTATGGACTTACCATTTTTGCTTTCTGGTCTATGTAATTTCCATCAAAATTATATTGCTGAAACAGGATCATAAAAGATTCTCCTTCATTCATGTGAGCCTGTAGGAAAACGCAGGAAAAATAGAGGGGAAAATTGCAGGTCCGGCCGGTTTTAGTTTGTTTTTCATATTTCAGATTCTTGCTTGATGCATCTCTTAGTTTTTTGGTCTTCAGTTTGCAGGTTAAGGACTGCAGTGCAGGGTAAGAGTTTCATAAGGAAGATGAAAATGGCGGACTCACAGGATATTGAGATAGGATCAAGTGGCAGCTTGTATCAGCCATTTTTTCATAAAGATGAAAAACAACAAAACTCGCACGATAATGGGAATCTGTTTATGGTTATTTTCTGCACATTTGTTGCAGTGATGGGCTCTTTTGAGTTTGGCTCAAGTGTAAGTTTCTCTATCATCTTAGCCAATTAACAAGCTTTTCAGTTATTGTTTGTCAATGAACTGATCATTTTTTTGTtgggttttctttgtttttcagaTAGGATACTCTTCGCCTACTCAGCAAGGTATAATGGAGGAACTTGGAATGTCCTCTGAAGAGGTACATGAGCAAGAAATTAGCTTATCTCTTTCTTAACGTTACCCGAATTCAGGAGTGAGTTTTGTATATAAATATCCGCAACAAAATATTGAAACTTTGTTGTCTATTTGCAGTATTCAATGTTTGGATCCATACTGACTATCGGTGCAATGGTTGGTTCAATCTCTTGCGGGCGTGCTGCTGACCTCATTGGCCGTAAAGGGGTACTCATATCCGACCTACATCTAACTATGATTATGAAAATACGACCCTCTAAAGATCTGCAGAATATATAGAAAGATTATGAAAAAATTGAACATATCGGTGTTGGAGACATGAACATATACATATTACATTTGGACATATCCTGTTACTGTATAATCATCCTATGGATTAAGCAACATTTGATCACTAAATTCTCTGCTTAAACTTTCTATATTTCTGTCATTGCAGACTATGAAGATGTCATCAATCATCTCCATTGCAGGATGGCTCATAATCTATTTATCTCTGGTttgtttttatgttaaaaaattctCCATCAATTTCCGTAACAGTTCTTACCTCGATAAGTTGCTGAATGAACTCCGTTCTTTTTTCCAGGGACCTCTATCTCTAGATGTCGGAAGATTTTTAACAGGATATGGGATTGGTGTTAACTCCTATGTGGTATACCTTCACTTTCTATATGGAATTTTAGGCTAATTGAGATTTAATTATTGTGTTATATCCTCTTTAACACTCCTGGTTTTATAGGTGCCGGTTTTCATTGCTGAGATCACCCCAACACACCTTAGGGGGGCTTTATTAACAGTACATCAGGTATCAAAGTTGCTCGAACTCTTTTTACTTTCCCTTGAAGTGTTTCAAGTGTGTTATTCATATCTGACACATATCCTTCGAACACATACCCATATTTAAAACACGACTATCTTCGAGTAACATAACTTTATGGgagccattttttttctttgatgatTTTACACTAAATCTACTTTGGCAGGTTGCTATTTCCACTGGTCTGCTGGTGGCATATACAGTAGGTGCATTTGTTTCTTGGAGAACACTGGCTTTAACTGGTAAGTTAGTTACTACATATATTGTGTTCATGGGAAGATAAACTTGTAAATTAGAATCAGATTTTAGTCTTATTTGATTGTTTCATTTGGTTTACCTGAAGTTGATTCTCTGTTGCAGGAATGATTCCATGTGCTGTTATGATTTTGGGGCTATATTTCATCCCAGATTCCCCTAGATGGCTGGTAAGATCACTTTCTTACTGTAAAAACTAGGGTCCTcgaagaatcataactctatagCCATATTTGCATATGCTCTCGACATAGGCTAGAAACTTGAAAAAATGTTGCACATTCTTTAGTATCAAGAAGTTCATTGCTTGAAAATCATTGAGTGAGTTGTGTGGTATACAGGCAATGGTTGGCTGCCAAGCTGAGTTCAATGCTGCACTTCAGAAGCTTCGTGGAGATACTGCTGATGTTTCAAGAGAAGAAGCTGCAATAGAAGTACTTAACTCAATCGCATTTTCCCCCTTTTTTAATCCTTATTTTGGGAATTGAGACTAATTTTTTTAAGTCATAGGAATCTTTGGTAACACTTCAGCATCTTCCAAAAGCCACTGTGTTGGATTTATTTCTCGAACGAAACTTACGTTTAGTCATTGTAAGTATGGCAACACGATATTACGATTGTTATTTTACGGATTTCGACTCTCTGTCGTCGATTTCGCTTGTTTTCACTTACTTAAtgccttttcttttgtttcccttTTATGCTCAACAAATGGCATACAGATTGGAGTTGGACTGATGGTGTTCCAACAGTTCTCTGGTTACAATGGAGTAGTTTTCTATGCAAACCAAATTTTTACATCTGCAGGTAATCTGATttctatattattaaataatgatTGGAGTTCGGATGATGACCGAATCCCAAAATGTCCAATGACACCAAGAGagacaatttatatttttctctcATTTCAGGAGTTCCTCCAAATGTTGGAAGCATTCTCTATGCATGTTTACAGGTTTCAATCTTTTTTTTCTCTCCCTCCCATTCTCTTATTTTGATCCACTATCAGTGACATAAAACCATGTTTCTTTGATCCTTCAGATAATTGTTCTTTTGCTTGGTGCTGTTATAATCGATAAAGCTGGAAGAAGGCCTCTCTTAATGGTAGATAAATCTATACAGATTgttaaataactaataaaaaattcatattaaaatGTGTATTTCTGTTTCAGATTTCTGCAAGTGGAATGCTCCTTGGCAGTCTACTTACTGGAGCCTCCTTCGGTTTGAAGgtattgttgttccaatagggtcggaagcgtgtaaattattgtactaaaaaatcacacaaagttcaattcccagggaagagaggtggatcacatggatctcttaaataccaagtctttccttagtcagaatatcccttctatagtaatttaatagcacaattaaatactactattataccctcaaatattgaaagaaaaataggataagaaagaacacaagagttttaacgaggttcggtaaattatacctacgtcctcgggcactaacaccagatgataactttactatcttcacaatattacaaacaaatagaattccttgagaattctcaaatgggagaagagagaaaactaagagagaaagattggttgggatggttgaaatgagaaatggttaggcctatttatagttgaggttcagggactaacttgcaaatggcctaaaattagggaccaaaattgtaattatccctttcaactttaaacaacttgccaactattttttttctttcggtgccaattgcacctcccaccatttttgacttttcaacccctttttaatttaacttatcaacaatctccaccttgaagatttgattaggataatcacatcttcacacacttccttcaactccccaaattcgataaagctatcttttgtagtgcctccaaatgcgctctcgagcgccatacacctaaaggtgctcaaattctcaggatgttaatcaagttcaaacaatgattaaacttgattgttgttaccaccttggtcatcatatctgcgggattatctgttgtcggaatcttctcaagtagaatttttcctttttcaaagacttcccgcacaaagtgatatcttacgtcgatatgcttggttcttgaatgatagacttgatttttcgctaaatgaatagcgctctgactatcacaatatagactaatgtgactttgatcaactcccaagtctttcaataatccattaagccaaatagcctccttaacagcttctgtaactgccatatattctgcctctgtagtagacacagctactgtagactgtaaggtagacttccaactcactggggctttcgcaagagtaaacagataccccgtagttgaacgacgtttatctaaatcaccagcaaagtcggaatcaacatatccaactacaaactgaccaagtgcttcatcctgttcaaaaattaaaccaacatctacggttttttgaagataccgtagaatccatttcacagcttgccaatgtccttttccaggatcatgcatatacctgctcacaactccaacagcttgtgaaatgtcaggcctcgtacacaccatcgcatacatcaaactcccaactgcattagcatatgggacttttgccatatattctctttcttcttcagttttcggagataattgagcactaagtttcaaatgagaagcaagtggggtacttacatgttttgtgttttcatttacaccaaaacattgtaatacctttttcagatattgcttctgattcaaacaaagcttgcctctctgtctatctctacttatctccatgccgagaatcttcttggcctcacctagatctttcatctcgaactcttgattcaactgagccttcagcttatctatctcattttggctcttcgaagcgattaacatatcatcaacatacaagagtagataaatgaaagatccgtcatgcagcttctgcaaatacacacaattgtcatatttgcttcttgtgtacttctgccttctcataaagctatcaaatcgcttgtaccactgcctcggggatt carries:
- the LOC107894441 gene encoding sugar transporter ERD6-like 8, which produces MKMADSQDIEIGSSGSLYQPFFHKDEKQQNSHDNGNLFMVIFCTFVAVMGSFEFGSSIGYSSPTQQGIMEELGMSSEEYSMFGSILTIGAMVGSISCGRAADLIGRKGTMKMSSIISIAGWLIIYLSLGPLSLDVGRFLTGYGIGVNSYVVPVFIAEITPTHLRGALLTVHQVAISTGLLVAYTVGAFVSWRTLALTGMIPCAVMILGLYFIPDSPRWLAMVGCQAEFNAALQKLRGDTADVSREEAAIEESLVTLQHLPKATVLDLFLERNLRLVIIGVGLMVFQQFSGYNGVVFYANQIFTSAGVPPNVGSILYACLQIIVLLLGAVIIDKAGRRPLLMISASGMLLGSLLTGASFGLKEHALVSDMGPMFTIIGIMIYMGSYCLGLGGIPWIVMSEIFPLHIKGIAGSLVTLVSWGGSWVVSFTFSFLMDWNSYGTFLMFAIFCVVAIVFIWKLVPETKGRTLEEIQASME